Genomic window (Bacteroidales bacterium):
ATTGCCACAGCCGTCAGTGAGGATCCGGGAACCATTGAAGAAGTATATGAGCCGTTCCTGATCAAGGAAGGCTATCTCAAACGTACGCCACGTGGAAGGGAGGTTACTCCTATTGCTTATACCAACCTGGGGATCAATAAATATAAAGATCCCGAATTTTTGTTCTGACAATGTTGAAATTAAAGAACCTGTTTTTCCTGATCATCCTGTTAGCCTTTAGCGTGTCATTGTTACAAGCTCAATGGTTTCCTGAAACATTGCTTACATCTCCGAAGCTGGTCGAAAAGGACAGTAATTTATTGTCATTTTCCGTGGATCTGACCGGTTTTTTCAAAAACAATGAATATTTCAGCCCGGTAGCTGTCGGACAGACTTACCCGGGTATTTCCATGATACCGGCGTTGGCCTACCAGGTATCAGGTAAGTTCCGGGCAGAAGGTGGTCTATATGCTGTTAAGTATTCGGGCAGGGAAAAATTATTTTCCATACAGCCTTTTATCCGCCTGCAATATGCCATTACACCCAATTTAAATATGGTTTTGGGGAATCTATATGGAGGGCTCAATCACCGGATGATCGAACCTTTTTACCAATGGGAACGGCAATTTGTCGCCTATCCTGAAAGCGGTTTGCAGTTCGTGCTGGATGACGACCGCTGGTTCGCCGATGCCTGGATAGACTGGCAGCATTATATCGAACGTGGGGATTCAGTTCCCGAAGTATTAACTTTCGGTTTATCTGCATCCAGATTGCTGACACAACCCGGCAGTAAATTCAGCCTGACTCTTCCCTTTCAGTTGCTCATCCATCATCAGGGGGGGCAGATCGATACTTCGGATGATCCTATGATTGTACTCGGTAATGTAGCTACAGGGCTTTGTTCCCGTTTGCAGACCGGTCACCGCTGGATACGTTCGGTAGGACTGGATATGTACATTACCGCCTATTACGACCGTTATTCAAATGAGGCAGTAAGGCCCTTCGATAAGGGATGGGGAATTTACCCCGTATTACATATCGACGCTACGCCTTTTAAACTGATGGCAGGCTACTGGCATTCCGACAAATTCTATGCTTTCCAGGGAGAATTACTTTTCAATTCGTTCGATATCTATGATCCACAGGAACAATTACCCAAAAGGGATTTGCTGACTTTCAAACTGGCATTTGAAAAAGAAGTATTCAAAGGAGTTTCTGTCGGTGCACAGATAGAAACATATTCCGACCTTGACCGTGGGGAAACGGATTACAGCTTCGGCGTGCATATCCGGTTCGACAAAAGGTTCAGGATAAAACAGTTCTGAAAAACATTTGCTATTTAAGATTTATATACCTAGTTTCGTTATGTGGTAATCTTTATTTACATCATTATATATTAACTCTATGAAATATTTGATTTATCCGATTTGTACTTTCTATTTTTTAGCATGCGGCTATATTGGCCCGCAACAGGAAAGAGGACAAATAGGCCCCCCTGAACGCCCCGAGAGTAAGTATATCATTAAAGAAATGAAATTCGAGACAGACGCTCAATTATATTATGTACGTAACGCTACTGTGCCTTGGGTTAGTAAATGGATTAGATATGGAAATGTCAGAAAGGATAGTACGGATGTTGCAGAAGGAAAATATTCGCTTCAACTTCAGGATAATTGCGATATTTATTATTATCTCGATGCCTCGAGAATTGAGGGAGATTCATTGATCTTTTCAGGTAAGTATAAATTCAATAACACCCAAAAGGGCAAATTATTTTTTTACATTTTACAAAAGGACAGGTATGAATCATCCGACCATCCTCCTGTTCCTGATTCTCTCATTATTCAGACTAATATAGAGAATAGCGATTGGAAGAGTTTTATTATCAGAGCAAAATTAAAACCGGGTATCCAGGAAATACGATTCGGTCTGAAGACAGAAAATATAAAATATGCCTGGATTGACGATTGGGATATTCAGGTCGATTCAATTCCAGTATATAGATATATTAAAGTCAGGTACCCTGCTGAAGAAGATAGAGAATTTGATAATGGATCAGGTATCTATTTAAAAGAAGTATCACCCATTACTTATCAAAATCTTGATATTTTAGGGCGTGTCTGGGGATTCTTGAAATATTACCATCCGGCAATAATTGATGGTGATATCAATTGGGATTACGAGTTATTACGTATATTACCGGAAGCAGCCCATGCTAAAGACAAAAAGAAGTTAAACAAAATACTTTACAACTGGATTGAAAAGTTAGGTGATTTTCCTGTTACCAGTTATAAAATAACTGCAAACGACAGCCTTTTTTACTCATGTTTTATTGATAATTCCTGGATAAACAATGAAGAGGTGTTTTCCGAAGAAATGATCAGAATGTTAGATAAAGTAAAAAATGCTGTAAGACATGAAAAAGTGAATTATTACACAATTCCCTTTGCCGGAGGAGCTCGTAGTCGAAATTTCAGGGCGGAAAAATCATATGATCATATCAATTGGGATGATCAGGGTTACCGGTTACTTAGTTTATTCCGGTTTTGGAATGTAATGGAATATAACTTCCCTTATAAATACCTTACAAATAAACCCTGGAGTAAAGTGTTATCCGAATATATTCCCGAAATATGTTCTGTGGACACGCAATCTCAATATTTGGCTCTTTTAATGAAATTAACAGCCGAAATTAATGATTCTCACGGACGTTTTGGATTCAAAGGTTCACTTCAGGGGTCTCCTGTGGAAAGGTTACAATATCGGCGTTACCCGGTTGTTTTAACAGAAACGGATAAAGGTGAATTTTGTGTGGAAAATGTTTATAACTCAGAGTTACAACTCGGAGACATTATTCTTTCCATAGATGGAAAACCTATTAACGAAATTTTCGATGAACTAACTCCATACATTGTCGCATCCAACCGGCAAAGCCTATCACGGAATATCCGTCGATTTTTAATGTCAACAAAAGGAACCTCTTTAAATGTTGAAATAAATCGAAATGGAAAGGTCACATCCCTGGCCTTAAAAGATTTTTCCCGAAATAAGATAGCAACCGGGGTAAAAACTATGGCTAATTACGAAAAAGAAAATCAAGATATTCTTTTCTTGAATGTTGGTACGACAACAGCAGACGATTTGGTAACAGCAGTCAAAAAGAATATGTCTGCAAAAGGAATTGTTTTTGATTTGCGACAATATCCCCGTACTTTTTTATCATTTGCCAAATTAGCTGATATTCTTCTCCCTGATACAGTGGTTAACTTATGGTTTTCTTCTCAGGATCTTACTTTTCCAGGGAATTATAAGAAATATAATGAACGGGAACTTGGATTTAAAAACCCGAATTATTTTAAAGGAAAAGTTGCTATATTGGTTAATGAGCATACACAAAGTTTAGGTGAAATGACAGCTATTGCCCTGAGCAGAGCCCCTCAAGCCGCTGTTATCGGGTCAACAACTGCCGGAGCCGACGGTAATGTAACCTCATTTGTCCTTCCGGGTGGTATGAACGTATCTTACACTGTTTTTAGCGCATATTATCCAGATTGGGTTCTGTGCCAAAGAACAGGTGTAAAAATTGATATTCATGCCCGACCATCAGTAAAAGATTTCCTTGAAAGAAAAGATGCTTTGATTGAAAAAGCAATAGAATATATCAGACAATAACCTATTTCTGATTTCAAATATATTTTTTAGTTATAGACGATTTTATTAAAGAATTCATTACAACCCTCCTGTAGCTTTCAGGTATTCCGTTTTACATATTTCCAGTTTAGTTTTTGCCATGATGTGTTCCGATTGTGCATTCTGCCAGATGGTTTGTGCTTCCAGATAATCCGATATGGTTTCCATGCCGGCCTCGTAGTGATCGCGGCTCATTTTCAGATTTTCTTCACTTTGTTTCAGGGCATGGAGGGTCAATTCGACTTCCAGTAGGGTTTCACTGTATAAATTGAATGATTGTTCAACTTCCAGTGTCATTTTTTCGGTCAGGTCATCACGTTGAAATTGTATAACACTTTTTTCTATTTCGGCGGCTTTTATTTTCTTCGCACCTTCTCCCCAATGGAACAGGGGAACGCTGACAGAAACCATGGCAGAGAATGAACCACTATCGAATAATTTATCGTCATTTAATTTTACGCCGTTGATATAATTATAGCCGCCCCTAACACCTATCTGCGGCATAAAGTCACTTTTGACAAGTCGTTTTTCCTGTTCTTTCAGTTCCACTTGCTTGTCGAGCATAGCATATTCGGGACGTAAAGATATGTCTGCTTCAGGATTAATTTCAAACACCTGCCCGTTGAATGTTTCCAAAGGGGTAATTTCGCTTCGTAATGGCAAACCGATGATATGACAAAGGTTCATGCGCGATAACCGGACAGCGTTTTCGGCCCGGCGAAGCTGTAATTCGGCCTGATTCAGTTGTACTTGTACCTTCATCAGGTCGTTT
Coding sequences:
- a CDS encoding Holliday junction branch migration DNA helicase RuvB, which produces IATAVSEDPGTIEEVYEPFLIKEGYLKRTPRGREVTPIAYTNLGINKYKDPEFLF
- a CDS encoding TolC family protein; this encodes MKSNKTNIMVAPIKIFFQRKICRRLLFLFLSSFSLMLYGQEITLKQCREMALENNKQMAIADQNIEKASLTVKAYRTNYLPKLSAQGIGYYSSSSNDMKLKLGEITLFDPNSLGGIIPPQYMPIISQFSVLDLPDMNFKLKTSNTYFAGASLEQPIYMGGKINSAYRMSKIGNDIAGLNRRLTQSEIILETDKAYWTCVQTRELHKSAMKYKEVVEEFYRVVKNACEAGMKSQNDLMKVQVQLNQAELQLRRAENAVRLSRMNLCHIIGLPLRSEITPLETFNGQVFEINPEADISLRPEYAMLDKQVELKEQEKRLVKSDFMPQIGVRGGYNYINGVKLNDDKLFDSGSFSAMVSVSVPLFHWGEGAKKIKAAEIEKSVIQFQRDDLTEKMTLEVEQSFNLYSETLLEVELTLHALKQSEENLKMSRDHYEAGMETISDYLEAQTIWQNAQSEHIMAKTKLEICKTEYLKATGGL